Genomic segment of Lepus europaeus isolate LE1 chromosome 6, mLepTim1.pri, whole genome shotgun sequence:
TGAAGTGACACGAGAGCAGGCAGAGCTATCCagggagagagaccaagagagaaggaagggagaactTGGCAGATCTGAAGGCCTCCAAAGAACCATAGTACAACCTAGAAAATCAAAATTCAGTTCAAAGCAGCTCAAATCAAGAGCGTATTTCTCAGTTCCTTCCCCTGTGCATGGCCTTCTGTTATGATACAGGTAGCAGGAAGACATGGCCACACCCAGTTTGTCAAGCTGACAAGTAACAATAGGGGTAACAAGTAACAATATGGGGACTGGGGAGGGACTTTGCAAAGTTCAGCAGCTCCTGCCAGGGAGGGGATGGACAGGAATTCCAGCACACAACCGGAGGAAAAGGTAGGGACAGGAAACTTCCAGTTGTTTCCAGAGAACTGACCAGAGCTCTTGTTACGAAACAGATCTGGAGTTGAGTGGAGACTAAGTGGGAGAGTAAAGGGAGAGACAAGCAGGAGTCAGGCTGCAGAAGACTTAAGACTCTTTGGCTGTGGTTTCTTAGGAGGTTAGAAAGCTGCTGAGATACAATGGGATGCGGTTTTGGAAACATCCCTGGGGCTACAGTGTAGGGAGTGGATGGAGGAGTGAGATTGATGCCAGAGAGACTGGGTGGCCACTACCAGCATCCTGGCCTGAACTGGCCATGGTCAAAGAGATGCAGTACAGCCATGGTTTTAGAAATgttaaggggccggtgccgtggcttaacaggctaatcctccgccttgcggcgccggcacaccgggttctagtcccatttggggtgccggactctatcccggttgcccctcttccaggccagctctctgctatggcccgggaaggcaatggaggatggcccaagtgtttgggccctgcacccgcaagggagaccaggagaagcacctggctcctggcttcggatcagcgagatgtgccgtccgcagtggccattggagggtgaaccaacggcaaaaaggaagacctttctctctgtctctctctctcactatccactctgcctgtcaaaaaaaaaaaaatgttaaggggccagtgctgtggtgtagtggataaagttgctgcctgcagtgccggcatcccacatgggccccggttggagtcctggctaccccacttctgatccagctctctactatggccagggaaagcagtggaagatggcctaagtgcttggacccctgtgcccatttgggggacccagaagaagctcttggctcctggctttggattgacccaccttagccattgtggccatttggggagtgaacaagtagatagaagacttctccctctctacctctggctctcaaataaataatcttttataaaagatctttatttatttatttgagagacagagttacagacagagaaggagagacaggtcctccatccactggttcacttcccaaatggccgcaatggctagagctgagctgatctgaaaccaggagccaggagcttcctccaggtctcccatgcaggttcaagggtccaagcgcttggaccatcctctactgctttcccaggccacagtggagagctggatcggaagtggagcagccaggactaaaaccggtaCCTATATGatatgccagtgcttcaggccagggtgttaacccgctgcaccacagcaccggccccaataaataaatctttaaaaacagaagaagtAGAGGAACTGTTAAGGATTTTATTGGTAGGCCTGATGGCCGATGAAGTCTGGTAACAATGAGTAAGAGGTCAAGGATGAACCCTAGTTTTCCAGTTTGGGTGACCTATGGACAGGGTTGCCAGCAGCTGCCACATTGTAGCCGCTGTCTCTTCATAGGCTCCACCTACACACCAGTGGCATGTGTTTctttctcccccactccctgctctCAAACCTGGAAGGAAAACCACAAGGCAAGCCTGGAACATCTCCTTGAAAGGCTTCATGTTGCTCCGTGCCTGGTGAGGCCCCTAAGCAGGGCCAGATCTTCCAGAAAGCAGAGTGGAAACCAATGCCCctcccatgcacacacactcctTGTATGGCCACACTAAGGCCTTCCCTGCACTCTAACCACCTCCCCATTCCCAGCCCTTTTTCTCATTCCCCACCTACCTATGCAGGTAACAGAACTGTGAATCGATCTGATATTGACAGCTTAGATAAATGGCAACATTTAGAGgttgctctctccctgtctctatctgttcttttttctctttctctactgtctttcctctctctctctctcctccctagcTTTTAATTTATCATGAATGTACCGCAATGAATTACTTGGGTACATGAAATAAGCACGTGCAATTTAAGTCATTCTTATAACCACATACATGCAGTCACCACCCAAGCAAAGTTATAGAATACAACTGACCCCTCAGAATCCACTCTCAGATACTCGCCTCACCACAACCCttcgcaccccccccccccccgcacttcCTCCCACACTTAACTACCATCCTGACTGTGGGACTCTcttccttgcttttcttttttgtgtcaTCACCTTAAATATGTTCCCCTAAGGTAAACAGCAGAGTTCAGCTTTCCTTGTTTTGGAACTTTACCCTTTGGAATTCCttgcttctatttccttctttcaacattgtgtttctttttctttttttaaagatttatttatttaaaagggagagctacagagaggagagggagggagggagggagagagagagagagagagagagagagaggttttccatccactggttcacttcccagatggccgcaacggctggagctgtgctgatctgaagccaagagccaggagcttccttcgggtctcccatgagagtgcaggggcccaaggacttgggccatcttgcactgctttcccatgccataacagagagctggatcagaagtggagcatctgggactccaactggggcccgtatgggatgctggcacacaggcagcagctatgccacagtgcccgacCGCCTCAACATTGTTTCTAAGATTCACCTATGTGATATGTAGCCATGCTGTCCTTTGCATGAATATAccacatttaaataaatagatttggggctgacactgtggtgtagtggttaaagctgccgcctgcagtgcccgcatcccagtggatgccagttcaagtcccagctgctccacttccaatccagctctctgctatggcctgggaaagcagtagaatatggcccaagtccttaggcccatgaaccctcgtgggagacccggaaaaagctcttggttcctggctttggatcagcgtagctccagctattgcggccagttgcagagtgaggcagcagatgaaagatctctctctctctctctgcctctccttttctatgtaactctgactttcaaataaaataaataattctgtaaaataaataaataaataaataaatttatttgaaaggcagagagacagagacagagatttcttatttgctggttcactctccaaggccttcaacagccagagccaggccaggccaaagtcaggagcaaagaactccatctctgtttcccatatgagtggcagggaaccaactacttgagtgaTCCGCTGCTGCCTCCTCGGGTGTTTGTTAGTTGGAATTTGGAacggagtggagccaggactcgatgCCAGGCTCTTAGATAGGCGGCACCTTAACCACTCTGCCACATGCCAGCATGGTACCACCATTTTTTCCCCATACCATTGGGATGGTCACTGGATTGTTTCCAACGTGAGCTATTACGAACAAAGCTCCGTGACCCTACTTGTGCAAGTGTTGCACAATTCCTAAGTTTCCTGGGTTTGCATCTGGGAGAGGCACGCTCCCGCCTAAGGTGCCTTCACTCTTGGTCCCTGGCACTCACTgtgccacatcctcaccaacatttggcACTGTCTCTCACCTTTCGACACTTTATTCCCAAAACAGACTCTCCTACAAAAGTAGGCTTCCCCAGGCCAGTGAGGGAAGCACACTCCCTTGCTTCCTGTTTCCCAGGAAGCCGTGACAGGGGACACTCACAGACAAGGCACCCTGCTGGGCACGAGCGACTCCCAAGTGAGGAGGCCAAAACCTGCACAGTCAGTGATTTGACAAATCCTGCGTGGGCTGGGGTGCTTTAGtacttaaaagcaaaacaaagctcTCTATGACACACTTGCTGGTGTTATCATGTGGCCCCGGTATGCTTTAATTCCCAAGTTTAGAACCTGGGTGGCCGAGTTTGTTTTCAGTAGCCTTGAGCTTGAATGGACTGACCACCCTGTCAGCCCCAAGCCAGGGCGACCTGGCATGTCCCTACCAAAGCTTGTCCCTCACTAACACCCCCAGGGGAGTGGGAGAGCCATGATCAGGTACTGTCCTGGCTTGCAATTCTCATGGGTACTTTCTCTCCCGGTGCCCCACAAGGTTTGACCAGCTGACCTGGACTTGCCCCcgccctgccaggccctggacTCCATCACAGCCGCCCCACCATCCTGGCTGAGCAGGAAGATGCTCCCCTTCAAGGTGAGCAAATGGATGGGCCTCGCTTGCTTCCGGCCGCTGGCGATCTCCTCGCCCAGTGTCCGTCAGAAGAAGCTGATCCACAAGCTGCAGCAGGAAAAGGCTTTCCGGGAAGAGATGAAACTTTTCCGGGAGAAAATAGAAGACTTCAGGGAACAGATGTGGGGTTTCCGAGGCAAGATCCGGGCTTTCCAGGGCCACATCTTGGGATTTTGGGAAGAGGAGAGACCTTTCTGGGAAGAAGAGAAAACCttctggaaagaagaaaaaacgttctgggaaatggaaaaatctttccgGGAGGAGGAGAAAACCTTCTGGAAAAAGTACCGCACCTTCTGGAAGGAGGATAAGGCTTTCTGGAAAGAGGACAATGCCTTGTGGGAAAGAGACCGGAACCTTCTGGCGGAGGACAAGGCGCTGTGGGAAGAAGAAAAGGCGCTGTGGGTGGAGGAGAGGGCGCTGCTCGAGGAGGAGAAGGCCCTGTGGCAGGATAAGAAGGCCCTGTGGGAGGAGGAGAACGCGctgtgggaggaggagaaggcctTCTGGGTGGAAGATGGCAGCCACGCGGCCGCGGCGCAGGtgcgggaatggggcctgcacaACGCCAATGGCGGGCAGCGGTCGCCAGACGTCTCCAGAGGGAGGGCGTAGCCGGGGCAAGACCTGCGGGGCTGTGGTGGCCAGACCCCGCCGGCTGGGATTAGAGTCCAGGGCGATCCCACATGCCAGAGAAAGTATGCACTCGTCTCCTAATAAAGTCCCGAGGAGAGGCTTGGGGCGCCAACTCTTCCAGGAAGGACGCTGTGTTTCCTCTGGGTGCGGAGATTCTCCGGGCTATGGCTGCTGGCCGCGGAGCTGAGGCCCAGGCTGCGTGCAGCAACTCCGCTGAGTGGGTGTTGTGAGGACACGCACGGGCCTCTCTCCAGTAGAACAAGGGGAGGAGAGGCTAGATGCCAGCTAGTGACACACGGTCACTGTGGCATCACGGGGGCGGGGCACTCTTCCTTCCCCCTGGGCATCGCCGCTTGGAGGGGGCCCCGCAGCTCTCCAGGAGAGGCCGCAGCGCTGTTCGCCTTTCCTGTGTGCCCCTTCCTCACCAGGCAGGCCACCTAGAGCACGCTGGCAGAGCCCCTCGGCGATCCTGGCAGTGCCTGCTTCCCACAAACTACTCAGTGGCCCATGGCCAGTGCCAGAAGGAAGTCCTGACACGAGGCTGTGGCGCAAGAGCATGGTCCCCCAAAGCACTGACCTCCCTGGCCAGCGGAGCCCCATCCGGCCCTTGGGAGAAGCTGGGAGCTCTAAGGGGCTCCCCCTGCCGGCCCCTAGAGCCCCACTCACATAGGTCTACCTGGGCCTGCATTTCTGCCTTCTAAACTCTCCTCCCGGTTTCCTGCCTGGATGACGGTTTTCAGTCAACACGCCGGAGGGAGACGATGCATTGAGTGGATGCTCACCAGTGTGGCCGAGCAGCTTAGGTGACCAGCTGCTGtgcttgggggtggggcagtTAGATGGCCTAGGGAGATGGGTATGGAAACAACTAGAAGTGAGGGAGTGAGAAACACCAAGACAGTCACCTctgccttccctttccttttttcctttttttttaaattaaaatttatttatttgaaaggcagagttacagagaggcagagaggagagaaagaggtcttccatctgctggtttactccccatttggcctcaatggccgatgctgggctgatccaaagccaggagccaggagctccttccaggtctcccatgtgggtgcaggggcccaaggacttgggccattttctactgctttcccaggccatagcagagagctggatcagaagaggagtagccaggacttgaactggcgcccatatgggcactgcaggcagcggctttacccactacgccacagcgctggcccttccctttcctttaatGTGTTCACTCACCTCACGCCTGCTTTGGGCAAGTACCTGTGCATTCACTGGCTCATGTGATCTGCACCACAGCTGACAGGGAATGTACATGAGCCCATTGGACAGATGGGCACACAGAGACATGGAGAGGCAGTGACTGAATGGGGCCAAGCACGTAGCAAATAgaagggccaggactggaacccgcaTCGTCTGCACTTGAGTCTTGCTCCTTTTCTAACTAAGCCCAGGTTGAGAGCCTGTGGCGGCAGAGGCGCTTGGCTGACCATGGCATCGATGCTGGAGGAGGCTTAAATGGCCTTGGGATTTTGCGATGGGGTGAGGTGGtagtggagagatggagaggacaAGGGATCAGAGTCCCCTAGATTTGCAGGACATTCATTCTTGGTGCCGGCTCATGCAGCCTTGAGGCCTGGGTGGCGTCAGGCTCCACAAGACCTCTGGGTCTCTGAGGGCCAAGACTGCAGTAAGCATGGGGACAGACGGCAAGAAACCTGGGGTGTGCAGTCAGAGCACGCAGGGGGAGCCAGGCCCACCCTCAAGGTCTGCCCAGCTCATGGTGCCCGGATGCAGGCCCCCGGTGAGGGAGCAGCGGCTGACTTAACAGCCCCCCGGGGATCCTGACAGAGATGAAATCAGATGACCCTTGACCTCAAGATCAAAGAACTATAACCCAGGttggggcaggagctggcagTGTGCAGTGAATAAAAATGATCCCTTTAACAGTGCCCTAGGGAAAGCACCAGAGACAGAGCTGCCACTTGACAGTGGGTCGAGCAGCTGCCTGGAAAATTTCACCCTTCCTTGGCAGGTAGCCGTGGACGTCGCCTCCGTTAAGCCGTAGGTGAGGGGATGGGCAGGTGAACAGCACAGTGCTTTGCAAAGCCATGAGGGTTGGGCAGAGGGAGTCATCGAGTGTTTCAGTGGTGTCTTTTAACCCACACTGCGAGTGAAGAGTGTGTGCCCGGGGTCTCAAAGgattcctggaggaggtgacagaTGAGGGAGGTTAACAGGTAGGACtgaggaggcaggagggcaggcagggggaaCAGCTCAGGTGCATGATTGGAAAAGCCGCAAAGACAACAGTGAAGGTGGGGGAAATGCAACATACtgagctcctggcctgggccacAGGGAGCCACTACGGAGTGTGAATGGAAGGAGTGAGAGTCTTCAATTTCAGaagcaactcctggctgctcactgTGGCTTGCAAACCACCAGCACTGGCCTCCCCGGACCCAGCTCTGATCTACTGAAGCAGGCCCTGTGTCTCCACAAGGTCCCTGAGACTTGCACAGCCTCGGGCGTGGAGATGCGTGTCTGCAGAGTGAGTAAGTGAGGGAGCTGTAAGCGGAGAAATGGAGAGACCCCTCAGCAGGTGGCCGAGGCGTCCAGGTGCCCTGCccgaggtggtggtggggtgcaCGTGAGGAGCAGCCTGCTGCTTGAAGAGCCACTGGGAGGCAGACAGAGGCCACTGGATGTGGACAATGCGGGAGAGGCAGGTGATGTGTGGGCTCCTGCCTAGGACAGTGAGGGGGTGGCTGTGCCTGTCTCTGagagggagcccaggaggaagaggaagagagatttttgAGGGGCAATGACAAGTGTAGGACATGCAAGATTGTAGATGCCCTTTATCTGCAAAGCCAAGCAAGTTCTCAAAGCCCAGCCAACCTTTCTCCTTGTGCACTGCCACCCAACAAGAAGCCGCACACCAACCCCCTTCCTTACGTAAATCACTCAGCAATTATGtcatcactcattcattcatttatccatccACCACTGTGCCTTGCTGGTGCCGTGCTGTGTCTGGGAGTGAGTTGTTTCCTGGCTCCGGGAAGCTTGGAGACCAGCAGGGGACAGATAATCACATCAGCACAACTGGCCAAATGCCACGAAGACCACAGGCCTGGGAGGAGGAGCCAACAGGGAGTTTGAAACCAGAACAGGATGCCTGCGGCTAAAGACCACGCACCCAGGGATAGGGCAGCTGTGTGCAGCAGGAACGGGGAGTCCCCAGGTCCCCAGGATAGGCTCCCAGACACAGGGCAGGAGGCGGGTCATGTCTGAAGGGCCTCCCAGCCTCTGGGTTATCGCAGCTGCTGCTGTTTACCCAAAGTGGAAAGTTTCTCCACACCTGGGCAGCTGGGGAAGCTGGCTTCCCCTGGAAGACAGCACCTGTGACAGCATCTGGGAACCCCCGCGTGCTTGCTCGGGGTGCTTCTCCCAGCAGGGAGCCATGGTTCAGAGCCTTGCTTACTTGGCCAGGCCCCGGATTCATAATGGATCATCTTTTATGCCAGAGGCACAACCCAGACGGAGGTCTGGAACAGCATTTGCTGCCGTAACTGTTAGCTCAcccccagcctcaccctgggGAATTGCCACCTTCCTCCCCAAGCCTGAGCCCATGCAGAGGTGCCGACCCGGCTCTGCCAGAAGGGCAAAGATGACGTCTTAGAGATGCAGGGCGTTCTCCAGCTGTCTCAATTAGTCGAGCTGCTACAACAGAGCAGATGTTTCTCAccccctgctggctgccaggAAGCCCGCGAGCCAGGTGCTGGCAGTCGTGGTGGTACAGGCTCACTTCCCGGCTCGTGGATGGCCCCTTCCAGCTGTCCGATGGCAGAAGGGACAAGGCAGGTGTCTGGGGTTTTTGGATGAGGACATTAATCCCATTCCTGAAGGCCCCAACCTCAGGAGctcatcacctcccaaaggcccagcACCTGATGCCATCACCTTGGCAGGGTGGGGCTAGGACTTCAATACAGGAATTAGACGTACAGGGATGtaaacattcagaccacagtAGCACACGAAAGCATTGCACTCATGGAAGCTGCCATTGACGTCCTTAGGCTGCGGACTCTCCTGGGGTGCTTGTCATATGTGCAGATTCCTGGGCTCCACCCCAGACAATGAATCAGTCTTTGAGCCAGATCTCCAAATCTTATTTTCAACATGTTTCCAGAAGATTTTTATGCAAATGAGTGTCTTGGCACAAAGTCTCTGGAACAGACTCCGAAGTCCGCTGTCCTGTTGTGGCTGTGGGCTTGAGGGCATGGGCCGAGCCTCAGCTCCCTCAACCACAGAAACATGGACTGGGTCTGTAATTGGGTGGGAGGCGTGGGGCTCCCCCTGAGACGTGAGGATGAGGAAGAGCAGCTCAGAATCACTGCGCCCTTCCTCGGAGCCCAGCACAGATGGTCTGCATGAGGTCCTTGTGAGCCAGGCCAGAACAGCTGGCTTCTGTTTGTTGGACTTGCACGAGACGGGGAGCTCATGCATCAAAGACGTGACATGGGGTGACCGGCCAAGTCCTTGGCAACCTCACTGCATCTCTGCATAGGCCTGTGTCCCCTCTCAGCAGCCGGGACCCTTCTCTGGGGAACAGTGCTGAACTAATATGTTAGACACAAGAGCTTGCAGTACAATAACTGTCCAGTTGATGAAAGTTGACTGTGGCTCCTAGGCCAATGGCACCTAGAGAAACCTTGCTCTAAGTAAGTAGGAGTTTGCTAGAAATTCTCAGAAAATGTAGAAGCTCCCTGCACTCATGAGTGCCCTGAAATCTGAACCACATTTTCCATTCCCCCAAGGGTCACACAGGGGGAGAAGCCTCATTCTCATTCTGTGAGTGCTACACAAATTTTCACCTGATTCAGGCCCAGAAGCACAAAGGGTCTTGTCTGACCCAGGTCAGAGTTATAGGAGCCAGTGGAATGGACTGAGTTTAAGCCGCAGACAGGCAGCCCAGGGGCCAAGGTCAACTCTGTCATTTACTGGAGTGAGACTCCATGAGTTTCCCAGGGCTGCCCtaacaaatgattttaaaaaaataaataaatcctaaaaaaaaaatcacctaaagtttttattgtttttaactttCAAAGTGATTCTTTACCCTTTTTCAGAATTTTATGAGAGGAGGAAAAAAGGAGTAATTTTCAGATCAAAGGGCAAAACTCAGAAGCAGCAAGGATGAAAGAAGAGAGAGCTTccagttaaatataaaaaaaaaaaaaatgggccggcgccgtggctcaacaggctaatcctccgccttgcggcgccggcacaccgggttctagtcccggttggggcaccgatcctgtcccggttgcccctcttccaggccagctctc
This window contains:
- the CCDC70 gene encoding coiled-coil domain-containing protein 70, with amino-acid sequence MLPFKVSKWMGLACFRPLAISSPSVRQKKLIHKLQQEKAFREEMKLFREKIEDFREQMWGFRGKIRAFQGHILGFWEEERPFWEEEKTFWKEEKTFWEMEKSFREEEKTFWKKYRTFWKEDKAFWKEDNALWERDRNLLAEDKALWEEEKALWVEERALLEEEKALWQDKKALWEEENALWEEEKAFWVEDGSHAAAAQVREWGLHNANGGQRSPDVSRGRA